One Mugil cephalus isolate CIBA_MC_2020 chromosome 8, CIBA_Mcephalus_1.1, whole genome shotgun sequence genomic window carries:
- the gda gene encoding guanine deaminase, whose product MANSDGTCAAVAHVYRGTFVHSTQQTPLEILEDALLGVDAQGKIAFLAEGKDLEKLAQLFGFSPSAVDQLKQHEFFMPGMVDTHIHAAQYSYCGTALDMPLLQWLDTYTFPVESRFKDLKFAKNVYTHVVKRTLRNGTTTACYFATIHTDASLLLGKIANEFGQRALVGKVCMDRNDAVEHYKEHFDESHEETCRFIKELLNKKYPLVKPVVTPRFAPSCTEALLSRLGAIAKNNNLHIQSHISENIEEVQLVKALFPESKSYTDVYHKNNLLTDKTVMAHGCHLTDEELDLFRETGASVSHCPNSNFSLCSGILNVSNVLKHKVKLGLGTDVAGGYSASMLDAVRRALDASKVLNIQNPKNKALTFEEVFRLATLGGSQALSLDNQTGNFEVGKDFDALRVNVAAPDGPIDLIQNEGPKALLEKFLNLGDDRNIVEVFVAGKKVVPLPTAE is encoded by the exons ATGGCCAACTCTGACGGGACCTGCGCCGCAGTTGCGCACGTCTACAGGGGAACTTTTGTCCACTCGACCCAGCAAACGCCGCTGGAGATACTGGAAGATGCGCTCCTGGGAGTGGACGCGCAGGGAAAG ATTGCTTTCCTTGCAGAAGGCAAGGACTTAGAAAAGCTGGCACAGCTCTTCGGATTCAGTCCATCTGCAGTGGATCAACTGAAACAACA TGAGTTCTTCATGCCAGGAATGGTTGACACTCACATCCATGCAGCCCAGTACAGCTACTGCGGCACAGCTCTAGACATGCCCTTACTGCAGTGGCTTGATACCTACACCTTTCCTGTGGAGTCACGCTTCAAGGACTTGAAGTTTGCCAAAAATGTCTACACTCATGTGGTG AAAAGGACCCTGAGAAACGGAACAACCACTGCGTGTTACTTCGCCACCATACATACAGATGCCTCTCTGCTGTTGGGAAAGATTGCAA ATGAGTTTGGACAACGTGCCTTGGTGGGCAAGGTGTGTATGGACAGGAATGATGCTGTGGAACATTACAAAGAGCACTTTGACGAGTCCCATGAGGAAACGTGTCG ATTCATCAAAGAGCTCTTGAACAAAAAG TACCCACTAGTGAAGCCAGTGGTGACTCCCCGCTTTGCTCCATCCTGCACAGAAGCCTTGCTTAGTCGGTTGGGAGCTATTGCAAAGAATAACAACCTGCATATTCAG agTCATATCAGTGAAAACATCGAGGAAGTGCAGCTCGTGAAGGCGCTGTTTCCCGAATCCAAGTCTTACACGGACGTCTATCACAAAAACAACCTGCTCACTGACAAG ACAGTAATGGCCCATGGCTGCCACCTCACTGATGAAGAGCTGGATCTGTTCAGAGAGACTGGGGCCTCTGTGTCTCACTGTCCCAATTCCAACTTTTC GTTGTGCAGTGgaattttaaatgtcagcaatGTCCTGAAACATAAAGTGAAGTTGGGGCTGGGAACAG ATGTGGCGGGGGGGTATTCTGCTTCCATGCTTGATGCTGTGAGGAGAGCTCTGGACGCGTCCAAAGTCTTGAACATCCAGAACCCGAAAAACAAAGCACTCACCTTTGAGGAAGTGTTCAGATTGGCCACACTAGGAGGCAGCCAAG CCTTGTCCCTGGACAACCAAACAGGCAATTTTGAAGTTGGCAAAGACTTTGATGCCCTGAGAGTGAATGTAGCTGCTCCTGACGGACCCATTGACCTGATCCAAAATGAGGGGCCAAAG GCTCTTTTGGAGAAGTTCTTGAATTTGG GGGACGACCGCAACATAGTAGAGGTGTTCGTGGCCGGGAAGAAGGTGGTGCCACTCCCAACAGCAGAGTAG